A portion of the Phoenix dactylifera cultivar Barhee BC4 unplaced genomic scaffold, palm_55x_up_171113_PBpolish2nd_filt_p 000253F, whole genome shotgun sequence genome contains these proteins:
- the LOC103696514 gene encoding 3-dehydrosphinganine reductase TSC10A-like — protein sequence MASLFLLFLLVVPFAALLLLLLLAAIVRPRRVRIPIKGRHVLITGGSSGIGLALARRAAAEGARISILARNPTRLQEARDAIRLATGVDAAVLAADVRDPAAVARALEEAGPVEVLVCNQGVFVPQELEVQELEEVRFMVEVNLMGSFHLIKAALPGMKTRARETGLPVSIALMSSQAGQVGVYGYTAYSASKFGLRGLAEALQHEVIADNIHVSLIFPPDTETPGFAEEHKRRPELTRIIAGSSGGMKADDVAEKALKGIKSGTFIIPCNFEGTMLSIATAGLSPQRSYLIAFVEVFSAGFMRLLGLCFQWNWFNTIEKWHAKKSNK from the exons ATGGCTTCCCTCTTCTTACTCTTCCTCCTCGTCGTCCCCTTCgccgccctcctcctcctccttctcctggCAGCTATCGTCCGCCCACGACGCGTCCGGATCCCCATCAAGGGCCGCCACGTCCTCATCACCGGCGGGTCTAGCGGCATCGGCCTCGCCCTCGCCCGccgcgccgccgccgagggcgcCCGCATCTCCATCCTCGCCCGCAACCCCACCCGCCTCCAGGAGGCCCGCGACGCCATCCGACTCGCCACCGGCGTCGACGCTGCCGTCCTCGCCGCCGACGTCCGGGACCCCGCCGCCGTAGCTCGGGCCCTCGAGGAGGCCGGCCCCGTCGAAGTTCTTGTCTGCAACCAGGGCGTGTTCGTGCCTCAGGAGCTGGAGGTCCAGGAGCTAGAGGAGGTTCGCTTCATGGTGGAGGTCAACCTCATGGGCTCTTTCCACCTCATCAAAGCCGCCCTTCCCGGCATGAAGACCAGAGCCAGGGAGACTGGCCTCCCCGTCTCCATCGCCCTCATGTCCTCCCAAGCCGGCCAG GTGGGTGTTTATGGTTACACAGCTTACTCTGCAAGCAAATTTGGACTTCGTGGATTGGCAGAGGCTTTGCAGCATGAGGTTATTGCAGATAATATTCACGTGTCCCTCATATTTCCTCCCGACACAGAGACACCAGGATTTGCTGAAG AGCACAAGAGAAGACCAGAGCTCACCCGTATAATAGCTGGGTCTTCAGGTGGAATGAAGGCTGACGATGTTGCTGAAAAAGCTCTAAAGGgcatcaaatctggaacatTTATCATCCCTTGTAACTTTGAGGGAACCATGTTGTCTATCGCTACTGCTGGTTTATCTCCTCAGAGATCATATCTGATAGCATTTGTCGAGGTGTTCAGTGCTGGCTTCATGCGCCTTTTGGGTCTATGCTTTCAATGGAATTGGTTCAACACTATAGAGAAGTGGCATGCCAAAAAAAGCA acaAATAG